One genomic segment of Vagococcus intermedius includes these proteins:
- the lepA gene encoding translation elongation factor 4: MNIEEMKQRQEKIRNFSIIAHIDHGKSTLADRILQHTETVSDREMQNQLLDSMDLERERGITIKLNAVELTYTAKDGEDYIFHLIDTPGHVDFTYEVSRSLAACEGAILVVDAAQGIEAQTLANVYLALDNDLEILPVINKIDLPAADPERVRGEIEDVVGIDASEAVLASAKAGIGIEDILEQIVEYVPAPTGDLNAPLKALIFDSVYDSYRGVILNVRITDGMVKPGDEIMLMQNGKKFEVIDVGIFSPKPISRDFLMVGDVGYITAGIKTVKDTQVGDTITLANNPAEEALAGYRKMTPMVYCGLYPIDTARYNDLREALEKLQLNDSALDFEPETSQALGFGFRCGFLGLLHMDVVQERLEREFNLELITTAPSVIYHVNQTDGSKITVDNPSDFPEPVKIASVEEPYVKASIMVPNEYVGAVMELSQRKRGDFLTMDYLDDYRVNVVYELPLSEIVFDFFDKLKSSTKGYASLDYEIIGYKTSRLVKMDILLNGENVDALSFIVHRDFAFERGKAIVEKLKKLIPRQQFEVPIQAAIGQKIVARSDIKALRKNVLAKCYGGDVSRKRKLLEKQKDGKKRMKQIGSVEVPQDAFMAVLKMDEDEPKK; this comes from the coding sequence ATGAATATAGAAGAAATGAAACAGAGGCAAGAGAAAATTCGTAATTTCTCAATTATTGCCCATATCGATCACGGTAAGTCGACCTTAGCTGACCGTATTTTACAACATACTGAAACAGTAAGTGATCGTGAAATGCAAAATCAATTGTTGGACTCAATGGACTTAGAGCGTGAACGTGGCATCACAATCAAATTAAATGCAGTAGAGTTGACTTATACTGCTAAAGATGGCGAAGATTATATCTTCCATTTGATTGACACACCAGGACACGTGGATTTTACTTATGAAGTATCACGAAGCTTAGCTGCCTGTGAAGGGGCTATTTTAGTTGTTGATGCGGCGCAAGGGATTGAAGCTCAAACTTTGGCAAATGTTTATTTAGCCTTAGACAATGATTTGGAAATCTTACCTGTTATCAATAAAATTGATTTGCCGGCCGCTGATCCAGAGCGTGTACGTGGAGAAATCGAAGATGTTGTAGGGATTGATGCCAGTGAAGCAGTCTTAGCTAGTGCTAAAGCTGGTATCGGGATTGAAGATATCTTAGAACAAATCGTGGAGTATGTTCCAGCGCCAACAGGTGACTTAAACGCGCCACTTAAAGCCCTGATCTTTGACTCCGTTTACGATAGTTACCGTGGGGTTATCCTGAATGTCCGTATTACGGATGGGATGGTTAAACCTGGTGACGAAATTATGCTGATGCAAAATGGTAAAAAGTTTGAAGTAATTGATGTCGGTATCTTTTCACCAAAACCAATTAGCCGTGATTTCTTAATGGTTGGGGATGTTGGTTATATTACGGCCGGTATCAAGACTGTTAAAGATACACAAGTTGGGGATACGATTACTCTAGCAAATAATCCAGCGGAAGAAGCTCTGGCTGGATACCGTAAGATGACACCGATGGTTTACTGTGGGCTTTATCCAATTGACACAGCCCGTTATAATGATTTACGTGAAGCACTAGAAAAATTACAATTAAACGATTCAGCCCTTGATTTTGAACCTGAAACATCACAAGCTCTAGGCTTTGGTTTCCGTTGTGGTTTCCTAGGGTTATTACATATGGATGTTGTTCAAGAACGTCTTGAACGTGAGTTTAACTTAGAATTAATCACCACAGCACCCTCAGTAATTTATCATGTCAACCAAACAGATGGCTCTAAAATTACAGTTGATAATCCTTCAGACTTTCCAGAACCAGTCAAAATTGCGTCCGTGGAAGAACCATATGTTAAAGCGTCAATTATGGTGCCGAATGAATACGTTGGAGCTGTCATGGAGTTATCACAACGTAAACGTGGTGATTTCTTAACAATGGATTACTTAGATGATTATCGTGTCAATGTGGTCTATGAATTACCATTATCAGAGATTGTCTTTGATTTCTTCGATAAATTAAAATCAAGTACAAAAGGCTATGCCTCTCTTGATTATGAGATTATTGGCTATAAAACAAGCCGCCTAGTGAAGATGGATATCTTATTAAATGGCGAAAATGTCGATGCGTTAAGCTTCATCGTTCATAGAGACTTCGCTTTTGAACGTGGTAAAGCGATCGTTGAGAAACTGAAAAAACTAATTCCTCGTCAACAATTTGAAGTGCCAATCCAAGCAGCGATTGGTCAAAAAATTGTAGCACGTAGTGACATTAAAGCCTTACGTAAAAACGTATTGGCAAAATGTTATGGTGGGGATGTTTCACGTAAACGTAAATTGCTTGAGAAACAAAAAGATGGTAAAAAACGTATGAAACAAATCGGATCAGTTGAAGTGCCACAAGACGCCTTTATGGCCGTTCTTAAAATGGATGAAGACGAACCGAAAAAATAA
- a CDS encoding Sapep family Mn(2+)-dependent dipeptidase, with protein sequence MTNLDCNVIRQAVSARQADFFKGLKEVMQINSVKGKPEIDAPFGAGPKQAILKALELAESLGFKTQLINNAMGYAEWGPETRDYLGVIGHLDVVPEGTGWDYDPFDLTEDNGILYGRGVLDNKGPIMSNLYALSVLKELGFVPNKTVRIVFGSDEESGSADIPMYLAVEPAPVYGYTPDCKYPAVYGERGVVGIDIVTRFSDNSATQIESFIGNFDRSSVPDTLNITLKTGEHLEIKGKRSPSNAPEMGLNTITLFAKQATVSARFNGELATYLSWLSASFHNKHDGSGIGVAFSDQESGTLQLTPYELEITKDQARLSLSIRYPISVTEEKVLSAMTEHLVPNSDLIVTRRMKSTVFDRHHPMLKTMQRVYKDCTGEDGTPVTTTGATYARSMPNILAFGPSFPGQKGIAHNKNEYMAVSDLMKNMEIYALTLAELLA encoded by the coding sequence ATGACAAACTTAGATTGTAATGTGATTAGACAAGCTGTTTCTGCTAGACAAGCCGATTTTTTCAAAGGTTTAAAAGAGGTTATGCAGATAAATAGCGTGAAAGGTAAACCAGAAATAGACGCCCCTTTTGGCGCTGGGCCTAAACAAGCCATTTTAAAAGCCCTTGAGCTGGCAGAGTCGCTAGGCTTTAAAACCCAGTTAATCAATAATGCTATGGGTTATGCTGAATGGGGCCCTGAGACCCGAGATTATCTAGGAGTTATTGGGCACTTAGATGTCGTACCTGAAGGGACAGGTTGGGATTATGACCCTTTTGATTTAACGGAAGATAACGGGATTTTATACGGACGCGGAGTACTTGACAATAAAGGACCTATCATGAGTAATCTCTATGCCCTTTCGGTTTTAAAAGAACTAGGATTTGTCCCCAACAAAACCGTTCGGATTGTCTTTGGTAGCGATGAAGAAAGTGGTTCAGCTGATATACCCATGTATCTTGCAGTAGAACCTGCCCCAGTCTATGGCTATACGCCTGACTGCAAGTATCCAGCTGTTTACGGTGAGCGAGGCGTGGTTGGCATAGATATTGTGACACGTTTTTCAGATAATTCAGCTACTCAAATTGAAAGTTTTATTGGTAATTTTGACCGTAGCAGTGTACCAGATACGTTAAATATTACCTTAAAAACAGGCGAGCACTTAGAAATCAAAGGAAAGCGTTCGCCTAGTAATGCCCCAGAAATGGGACTTAATACCATTACCTTATTTGCCAAACAAGCGACGGTATCAGCACGTTTCAATGGCGAGTTAGCTACTTATTTATCATGGCTAAGTGCGTCTTTCCATAATAAGCATGATGGTAGTGGGATCGGGGTAGCTTTTTCCGATCAAGAGTCAGGTACCCTACAATTAACACCTTACGAGTTGGAAATTACTAAGGATCAAGCAAGACTATCTTTATCAATCCGCTACCCTATCTCCGTCACAGAAGAGAAAGTTCTATCAGCAATGACTGAACATCTAGTTCCAAATAGTGACTTGATAGTCACGCGTCGGATGAAATCGACAGTCTTTGATCGCCATCATCCAATGCTTAAAACAATGCAGAGAGTTTATAAAGACTGTACAGGCGAAGATGGGACACCTGTCACAACCACTGGGGCAACCTATGCGCGGAGTATGCCAAATATTCTCGCTTTCGGCCCTTCTTTTCCTGGTCAAAAAGGGATTGCTCATAATAAAAATGAGTATATGGCTGTTAGTGATTTAATGAAGAATATGGAAATCTATGCGCTAACTTTAGCCGAACTATTGGCATAA
- a CDS encoding ROK family protein, whose protein sequence is MSKYKLVIDIGGTSVKGAIFNGASLSERRSFYSPKSWPEMADNLDSMIKGYLIEHNIEAISFSVPGIANHQTGQIDGASSLHYLHDFPFLQHFEDSYQLPIYFENDANCACHAEVVAGAAKGGRNVIFIIVGTGIGGSIVMNGEFVAGANNFAGEFGMMLMDDANEEWSKTGSAVHMARAYSKAVGQELSGKEVFDRAESGEELALTYVDNLYLNLAKGLYNLQYILDPEYIVVGGGISNKSNLLTKLEEKLEVVMGYGQRCPIKPTIVTSHYKNDANLIGAGLLVDKM, encoded by the coding sequence GTGTCTAAATATAAACTCGTAATAGATATCGGTGGAACAAGTGTGAAAGGCGCAATCTTTAATGGAGCTAGCTTAAGTGAGCGCCGTAGCTTTTACTCGCCTAAAAGCTGGCCAGAGATGGCTGATAACTTAGATAGTATGATTAAAGGTTATTTAATAGAACATAATATTGAGGCTATTTCATTTAGTGTACCTGGAATAGCAAACCACCAGACAGGTCAAATTGATGGAGCAAGTTCTCTTCATTATCTACATGATTTCCCATTTTTACAGCACTTTGAAGACAGTTATCAGTTACCGATATATTTTGAAAATGATGCTAACTGTGCTTGTCATGCTGAAGTAGTAGCAGGTGCAGCAAAAGGTGGACGAAATGTTATTTTTATTATTGTAGGAACGGGGATTGGTGGTTCAATTGTTATGAATGGTGAATTTGTCGCAGGTGCTAATAATTTTGCTGGTGAATTTGGCATGATGTTGATGGATGATGCTAACGAAGAGTGGAGTAAGACAGGGTCGGCAGTCCATATGGCGCGTGCTTATTCAAAAGCAGTCGGACAAGAACTAAGTGGCAAGGAAGTTTTCGACCGTGCGGAATCAGGGGAGGAACTAGCCTTGACTTATGTTGATAATTTGTATCTGAATTTAGCTAAAGGACTTTACAATTTACAATACATACTGGACCCAGAATATATTGTAGTAGGTGGAGGTATTTCAAATAAGTCCAATTTACTAACTAAACTTGAAGAAAAGTTAGAGGTAGTGATGGGATACGGTCAAAGATGTCCGATTAAACCAACAATTGTTACCTCTCACTATAAAAATGATGCCAACTTAATAGGGGCTGGTCTTTTAGTTGATAAAATGTAA
- a CDS encoding N(4)-(beta-N-acetylglucosaminyl)-L-asparaginase, translating to MWGIIATWRMAHDGIIAASEQLKQNGKAGDAAETCIKMVEDYPYYKSVGYGGLPNEEGILEMDAAYMDGDTFKIGGVAGIVDVANPVSVARSLSEHKFNSFRVGNGATKFAQLEGFERKNMITERSKKMYELRLEEMKEKGLSAYDGHDTIGAVSLDQSGSMVAATSSSGLFMKKAGRVGDSPLSGSGFYVDSEIGGAAATGLGEDLMKGCLSYEIVRLMGEGLHPQAAADKAMYSFHHKLTKRYGKAGAFSLVAMNSKGEWGVATNVEFTFSVANEQEDPAIYIAQMGEDDQTIIEPITQAWLDAYEKRIKTPIDQLGK from the coding sequence ATGTGGGGAATTATTGCAACATGGCGTATGGCGCATGATGGTATTATCGCAGCGTCAGAACAGTTAAAGCAAAATGGTAAAGCAGGGGATGCCGCTGAGACGTGTATTAAAATGGTAGAGGATTATCCCTATTATAAATCTGTTGGTTATGGTGGTTTGCCTAACGAAGAAGGAATTTTAGAGATGGATGCAGCTTATATGGATGGCGATACTTTCAAAATTGGAGGGGTTGCTGGCATTGTGGATGTAGCTAATCCAGTTTCTGTCGCTCGTTCTTTAAGTGAGCATAAGTTTAATAGTTTTCGTGTCGGAAATGGGGCGACTAAGTTTGCTCAATTAGAAGGTTTTGAAAGAAAGAATATGATAACAGAACGCTCAAAAAAAATGTATGAACTGCGCTTAGAAGAAATGAAAGAAAAAGGGTTAAGTGCTTATGATGGCCACGATACCATTGGGGCAGTTAGTTTGGACCAATCAGGTAGTATGGTAGCGGCAACTTCTAGTTCAGGTCTTTTCATGAAAAAAGCCGGTCGTGTGGGAGATTCACCACTTTCAGGTTCCGGTTTTTATGTGGATAGTGAAATCGGTGGGGCAGCTGCGACTGGCTTAGGTGAAGATTTGATGAAAGGGTGCTTAAGTTATGAGATTGTCCGTTTGATGGGTGAAGGTTTGCACCCACAAGCTGCTGCAGATAAAGCGATGTATAGCTTCCATCATAAACTAACAAAACGTTATGGTAAGGCAGGTGCTTTTTCACTTGTTGCAATGAATTCTAAAGGTGAGTGGGGCGTTGCAACTAACGTTGAATTTACCTTCTCAGTAGCCAATGAACAAGAGGATCCGGCAATTTATATTGCGCAAATGGGTGAAGATGATCAAACAATTATCGAACCAATCACCCAAGCTTGGTTAGATGCTTATGAAAAACGCATCAAAACCCCGATTGATCAGTTAGGGAAGTAA
- a CDS encoding nuclear transport factor 2 family protein — protein MADLTGRIAEVLFETGYHFKLEYLDANQMRYTSLREEDQGKTEVVKIELQDQKSGMISVSWVEATGTTVTHIINLNHGQVYAFMTWPDSVEYGDRATMAHKGTFKLIDDKVDVITNKELVLTFWQEFFNGKDISAVDRYISEDEYIQHNPGVLDGREIFKEVFGGLFQGDLKNAEFKVVHVVAEDDLVGIHNLVTVSDEDPGTVGFDLFRVKEGKIVEHWDVLQPMPTDAPNPKAMF, from the coding sequence ATGGCAGATTTAACAGGTAGAATAGCAGAAGTCTTATTTGAAACAGGTTATCATTTTAAATTAGAATATTTAGACGCGAATCAAATGCGCTATACTTCTTTACGGGAAGAAGATCAAGGAAAGACAGAAGTAGTTAAAATTGAATTACAAGATCAAAAAAGCGGAATGATAAGTGTGAGTTGGGTTGAAGCTACTGGGACAACTGTCACACATATCATTAACTTAAATCATGGGCAGGTGTATGCATTTATGACATGGCCAGATAGTGTTGAATATGGTGATCGGGCAACAATGGCTCATAAAGGAACCTTTAAATTGATAGATGACAAGGTCGATGTCATCACCAATAAAGAGTTAGTTTTAACTTTTTGGCAAGAATTTTTTAATGGTAAAGATATTTCAGCTGTTGATCGTTATATTTCAGAAGATGAGTATATTCAACATAATCCAGGTGTATTAGATGGTCGTGAGATTTTTAAAGAAGTCTTTGGCGGATTATTCCAAGGCGACTTGAAAAATGCTGAATTTAAAGTAGTACATGTTGTGGCGGAAGATGATCTAGTTGGAATTCATAACTTGGTAACAGTTAGTGATGAAGACCCTGGCACAGTCGGATTTGATTTATTTAGAGTCAAAGAGGGTAAAATAGTTGAGCATTGGGATGTATTACAACCAATGCCAACAGACGCTCCTAATCCTAAAGCAATGTTTTAG
- a CDS encoding GNAT family N-acetyltransferase: MNREQIRENLEIKPVELKHLKQFNELLRYVFQVTDSDIEEGGYEDEGEITKAKRPVLKSADVLGWFNDDKLISQIAVYPCQVNIHNTIYDMGGVTGVGTYPEYASLGLMKDLIKLALTGMREKGQWISYLYPYNIPYYRRKGWEIMSDHMTFKIKDTQLPKPQTTTGSVERLEFDHPDVIAVYDKFANQTHGAMVRSDLNWDEYWRWENEGERTAAVYYNEKNEPTGFCFYWIAEEVFHIKEMIYLNQEARTGLWNFISAHFSMINYVQGSTYKNEPLAFLFEDSDIKETITPFFMARIVDVKEFLQHYPFDSSVAPFHFVVEDPIAEWNNGTFSLSWNDDEEVTVTREAIGEPVVLDIQTLSTMMMSYKRPTYLAQIDRLTTDRKTLRSLERIIPNQSAYFSDYF; encoded by the coding sequence ATGAACCGTGAACAAATTCGGGAAAATTTAGAAATTAAACCCGTCGAATTAAAACATTTAAAACAATTTAACGAGCTTTTGCGCTATGTTTTCCAAGTAACAGATTCAGATATTGAAGAAGGCGGTTATGAGGACGAAGGAGAAATAACAAAAGCTAAACGACCTGTTTTAAAATCAGCTGACGTCCTTGGCTGGTTTAATGATGACAAATTAATTTCACAAATTGCCGTCTATCCTTGTCAAGTCAACATTCATAATACGATTTATGATATGGGTGGCGTGACAGGTGTCGGAACTTACCCTGAGTATGCTAGTCTTGGATTGATGAAAGACTTAATCAAACTTGCCTTAACAGGAATGCGTGAAAAAGGGCAATGGATTTCATACTTATATCCATACAATATCCCCTACTATCGTCGCAAAGGCTGGGAAATCATGTCTGATCACATGACCTTTAAAATCAAAGATACTCAACTACCTAAACCACAAACAACAACTGGCTCAGTCGAGCGTTTAGAATTTGACCACCCAGATGTTATTGCTGTTTATGATAAATTTGCCAATCAAACCCATGGTGCTATGGTTAGAAGCGACCTTAACTGGGATGAATATTGGCGTTGGGAAAATGAAGGAGAACGGACAGCTGCCGTTTACTACAATGAAAAAAATGAACCGACTGGTTTCTGTTTCTACTGGATTGCTGAAGAAGTTTTCCACATTAAGGAAATGATCTATCTGAATCAAGAAGCTCGAACTGGGCTTTGGAACTTCATTTCCGCCCATTTCTCAATGATCAACTACGTCCAAGGGTCAACCTATAAAAACGAACCTCTTGCCTTTTTATTTGAAGATAGTGATATCAAAGAAACTATTACGCCTTTCTTCATGGCACGAATCGTTGACGTCAAAGAATTTCTACAACATTATCCCTTTGACAGCTCAGTTGCACCCTTTCATTTTGTTGTAGAAGACCCGATTGCCGAATGGAACAACGGTACCTTTAGCCTAAGTTGGAACGATGACGAAGAAGTAACTGTCACACGTGAAGCTATTGGTGAGCCCGTCGTCCTAGATATCCAAACACTCTCAACCATGATGATGAGCTATAAACGTCCAACCTATCTAGCTCAAATCGACAGACTCACAACTGATCGGAAAACACTCCGCTCACTAGAACGCATCATCCCTAACCAAAGTGCCTACTTCAGTGACTACTTCTAA